A region from the Brassica napus cultivar Da-Ae chromosome C8, Da-Ae, whole genome shotgun sequence genome encodes:
- the LOC106410286 gene encoding RING-H2 finger protein ATL39-like: protein MDISCCGDYSDASPVEKMATESEWFALRLLCVVVFFFSSVLLLCYFLYPKLPKAAAGDEESGEPLPPAMILGKIGGGGITTDVCVICLEEFRRNDAVRVLVTCRHVFHVQCIDSWCLYKLACPVCRAPFRLLGEW from the coding sequence ATGGATATAAGTTGTTGCGGTGATTACTCTGATGCTTCCCCGGTGGAGAAAATGGCAACCGAGAGCGAATGGTTCGCATTGAGGCTTCTATGcgtcgtcgtcttcttcttcagctctgtTTTATTATTGTGTTACTTCCTATACCCGAAACTGCCGAAGGCGGCAGCCGGAGATGAGGAATCCGGTGAGCCGCTTCCACCGGCGATGATACTCGGGAAGATAGGCGGCGGCGGGATCACGACGGATGTTTGCGTGATTTGTTTGGAGGAGTTTAGGAGAAACGACGCCGTTAGGGTTTTGGTGACATGCAGGCACGTGTTTCACGTTCAATGTATAGATTCTTGGTGTTTGTATAAGTTGGCATGTCCGGTTTGCAGAGCTCCTTTCCGGTTACTTGGTGAATGGTAA
- the LOC106407070 gene encoding leucine-rich repeat receptor-like serine/threonine-protein kinase At2g14510, producing the protein MKTLNKHMLVACATFSIIHLVMSQNQQGFISLDCGLPSNEPPYNEQFTNLTYISDANFIQGGKTGYIQNNSETVSVSKPNRVLRYFPDGIRNCYSLSVTQDTKYLIRTVFVYGNYDGLNSPPRFDLYLGPNIWTSLDLKNSGLSETEEIIHITRSNSLDICFVKTGTSTLLISVIELRPLPYHTYTTRTGSLRTLAHLYFSYSDKIISYPKDVYDRIWQPYFQLEWTQITTTLNVTDSSNGYAPPRDAITTAAIPTNASEPLTIIWSLETSDDETYGYLYFGEIQQLRANETREFNIVANGRVVYDSYSPMNFEADTVFNHASFKCEGAVCRLQLFRTPKSSLPPQMNAMWRFLAPYIFHNQRQVKMMLLPSKTSNLLII; encoded by the exons ATGAAGACTCTCAACAAGCATATGTTAGTCGCTTGCGCCACTTTCTCCATTATACATCTTGTTATGTCTCAAAATCAACAAG GTTTTATCAGTTTGGATTGTGGATTACCTTCTAACGAGCCTCCTTATAACGAACAATTCACCAACTTAACATACATATCTGATGCCAATTTCATCCAAGGAGGAAAAACTGGTTATATCCAAAATAACTCAGAGACAGTCTCTGTCTCAAAGCCAAACAGGGTTTTGAGATACTTTCCTGATGGAATAAGAAACTGCTATAGTCTAAGTGTCACACAGGACACCAAGTATCTAATCAGAACCGTATTTGTATACGGCAACTACGACGGTCTTAACAGTCCTCCACGATTTGACCTTTATCTTGGTCCTAATATTTGGACATCCTTAGATCTAAAAAATTCGGGTTTAAGTGAGACTGAAGAGATCATTCACATCACAAGATCTAACAGTttagatatatgttttgttaaGACAGGGACAAGTACACTCCTGATATCAGTCATAGAACTAAGACCCTTGCCGTATCATACTTATACTACTCGAACTGGTTCCTTGAGGACGTTAGCACACCTCTACTTCAGCTATTCAGACAAAATTATAAG TTATCCCAAGGATGTGTATGATCGTATTTGGCAACCATATTTCCAACTGGAGTGGACTCAAATAACCACAACACTGAATGTAACTGACTCTTCTAATGGCTATGCCCCACCAAGAGATGCAATTACCACCGCCGCCATACCGACTAATGCCAGTGAGCCTTTAACTATTATCTGGAGTTTGGAAACCTCCGATGATGAAACGTATGGTTACCTTTACTTCGGCGAGATCCAACAACTGCGGGCCAATGAAACTAGAGAATTTAACATTGTGGCGAATGGTAGAGTTGTCTACGATTCTTATAGTCCTATGAACTTTGAAGCAGACACTGTATTCAACCACGCATCGTTTAAATGTGAAGGAGCTGTATGTCGTTTACAGCTGTTCAGAACACCCAAGTCATCTCTTCCACCTCAAATGAATGCCATGTGGAGATTTTTAGCGCCATATATTTTCCACAATCAGAGACAAGTAAAGATGATG TTATTGCCATCAAAAACATCCAATCTACTTATAATTTAA